One stretch of Methylococcus capsulatus DNA includes these proteins:
- a CDS encoding rhomboid family intramembrane serine protease, translated as MFPLRDINPALRRPIAVILIVLVNVSAWVLVQGFGQDPSLAHSLCEYALIPGELLRLTPVGTLIPVSRNFACQLEGDASVWTLVTHMFLHGGWFHIIGNMWFLWVFGDNVEDAMGPLRFVAFYVLCGLAAAAAQIASDPAAAVPMVGASGAIGGVMGAYARLYPRTQVITLIFLGFYWTTVAVPAFAMLGYWFFIQLISGLPALGGTSGGVAFWAHVGGFLAGLLLVGPMHRPDYLARRAHLMERRFFD; from the coding sequence ATGTTTCCGCTGCGTGACATCAACCCGGCCTTGCGCCGCCCCATCGCCGTCATCCTGATCGTGCTGGTCAACGTCAGCGCCTGGGTACTGGTACAAGGATTCGGACAGGATCCGTCTCTGGCGCACTCACTTTGCGAGTACGCGCTCATACCGGGCGAACTGCTCAGACTGACGCCGGTCGGCACCCTCATTCCGGTCAGTCGGAATTTCGCCTGTCAGCTCGAAGGCGACGCTTCGGTCTGGACCCTGGTCACCCACATGTTCCTGCACGGTGGCTGGTTCCACATCATCGGCAACATGTGGTTTCTGTGGGTGTTCGGCGACAACGTGGAAGACGCGATGGGACCGCTGCGCTTCGTCGCCTTCTATGTGCTCTGCGGCCTGGCTGCGGCGGCGGCGCAGATCGCCTCCGACCCGGCTGCGGCCGTGCCGATGGTCGGCGCTTCCGGCGCCATCGGCGGCGTCATGGGGGCCTACGCCCGCCTCTACCCCCGCACTCAGGTCATTACCCTGATATTCCTGGGATTCTACTGGACCACCGTTGCCGTCCCGGCCTTCGCCATGCTAGGTTACTGGTTTTTCATCCAACTCATCAGCGGCCTGCCCGCTCTCGGCGGCACTAGCGGCGGAGTGGCGTTCTGGGCCCATGTCGGCGGTTTTCTGGCCGGCCTCCTTCTGGTTGGCCCGATGCACCGGCCGGATTATCTCGCCCGGCGAGCGCATCTGATGGAACGCAGATTTTTCGACTGA